A window of the Oryza brachyantha chromosome 5, ObraRS2, whole genome shotgun sequence genome harbors these coding sequences:
- the LOC102715393 gene encoding universal stress protein PHOS32 — protein sequence MATHHPASPVAGGDKSPSTPPPPLRLAGGGATGIQPNSPRFFFSSLAAASASASSPHRRIAIAVDLSDESAFAVKWAVQNYLRPGDAVVLLHVRPTSVLYGADWGSIPVSVDDDDAADADAHQANAAAPRDEPEEAKKKREEDFDAFTSTKAQDLAQPLVAAQIPFKIHIVKDHDMKERLCLEAERLGLSAMIMGSRGFGASRRGNKGRLGSVSDYCVHHCVCPVVVVRYPDDGAAAGSGEAVGDELRTVPEDEPVYHEAPEGQKEN from the exons atggcgacccACCACCCGGCGTCcccggtggccggcggcgacaagtcgccgtcgacgccgccgccgccgctgcgcctgGCGGGGGGAGGGGCGACGGGGATCCAGCCCAACTCGCCGCggttcttcttctcctccctggcggcggcctccgcgtccgcctcctccccgcacCGCcgcatcgccatcgccgtcgaccTCTCCGACGAGTCCGCCTTCGCCGTCAAGTGGGCCGTGCAGAACTATCTCCGCCCCGGGGACGCCGTCGTGCTCCTCCACGTCCGCCCCACCTCCGTGCTCTACGGCGCCGACTGGGGGTCCATCCCCGTctccgtcgacgacgacgacgccgccgacgccgacgcccaccaggccaacgccgccgccccgcgcgaCGAGCCCGAGGAGGCCAAGAAGAAGCGAGAGGAGGACTTCGACGCCTTCACCTCCACCAAGGCGCAGGACCTGGCGcagccgctcgtcgccgcgcaGATCCCCTTCAAGATCCACATAGTCAAGGACCACGACATGAAGGAGCGCCTCTGCCTCGAGGCCGAGCGCCTCGGCCTGTCCGCCATGATCATGGGCAGCCGCGGCTTCGGTGCCTCGCGCAGGGGAAACAAGGGGAGGCTCGGGAGTGTTAGTGATTACTGCGTGCACCACTGCGTCTGCCCTGTGGTGGTCGTGCGCTACCCTGATGATGGCGCGGCAGCTGGTAGTGGAGAGGCAGTGGGCGATGAGCTCCGCACGGTGCCTGAGGATGAGCCCGTCTATCATGAAGCTCCCGAGGGGCAGAAAG AAAATTGA
- the LOC107304271 gene encoding uncharacterized protein LOC107304271 yields MATTPFFLWATQSSSSASAAAASGQNIGGLGASEEAAATGAAKLSPELASAAVARPRLRRQASAPAKQQQQQQQQGGGSKKTPQRGLGVAELERLRCGGDPLRDLNAAVAVAAMGDAAAAAANVHGHTVVHHHLQVSAFDADACGRHHAPLLVRPAPPAPPPPAPFCYVHSPSAGGQNAVPPEQQFMRDRWGCMGGLAGAGHQPQLLSLAPEHPSSQSNTIWRPASSSSSSCLPTGHRCDLCSKTMVRALAERGARGAAVPCPAAAATAQDYSIYDLAAAMATARKEKGQVLFLGRERKSDEAAEKEVREIEFFPASTNHPDESEFAAAAGLTPLPSSAGGGCGAPLDLSLRL; encoded by the exons ATGGCGACCACGCCCTTCTTCCTCTGGGCCACGcagtcctcctcctcggcttccgccgccgccgcctccggccaGAACATCGGGGGCCTCGGCGCCTCGGaggaggcagcggcgacgggggCAGCGAAGCTCTCACCGGAGCTCGCGTCGGCGGCCGTGGCGAGGCCGAGGCTCCGCCGGCAGGCTTCCGCTCCggcgaagcagcagcagcagcagcagcagcaggggggAGGGAGCAAGAAGACGCCGCAGCGCGGTCTCGGTGTGGCGGAGCTCGAGCGCCTCCGCTGCGGCGGGGACCCGCTGCGCGACCTCAACGCTGCCGTGGCAGTGGCCGCCATgggggacgccgccgccgccgccgccaacgtcCATGGCCACACCGTCGTACACCACCACCTGCAGGTCTCCGCCTTCGACGCCGACGCCTGCGGGCGCCACCACGCGCCGCTGCTGGTCCGCCCGGCTcctcccgctccgccgcctccggctccCTTCTGCTACGTCCACTCGCCCTCGGCCGGCGGCCAGAACGCGGTGCCTCCGGAGCAGCAGTTCATGAGGGATCGTTGGGGCTGCATGGGGGgactcgccggcgccggccaccaGCCCCAGCTGCTGTCGCTGGCGCCAGAGCACCCTTCAAGCCAAAGCAACACCATCTGGCGTccggcgtcctcctcctcctcctcctgcctccCCACCGGTCACCGCTGCGACCTCTGCTCCAAG ACAATGGTGAGGGCGCTGGCAGAGAGAGGAGCACGCGGCGCTGCCGTCCCttgccccgccgccgccgccactgcgcAGGACTACTCCATCTacgatctcgccgccgccatggccaccgcTCGCAAG GAGAAGGGTCAGGTGTTGTTCTTGGGTCGGGAGAGGAAgagcgacgaggcggcggagaaggaGGTGAGGGAGATCGAGTTCTTCCCGGCGAGCACCAACCACCCCGACGAGTCGGAgttcgccgcggcggcgggcctgACGCCACTCCCCTCGTCGGCCGGTGGTGGCTGCGGCGCGCCATTGGACCTGTCACTGAGGCTTTAG
- the LOC102715667 gene encoding cyclic nucleotide-gated ion channel 4-like isoform X1, translating into MLVSSAARSTGSPSPAAMSGELSTRPSTSSSGASPSGHARRPEHGETTPTTATTRGGEVAASASDAKGRVLRRRRRRRRGLLGAASWARIDPRARWVREWNRAYLLACAAGLVVDPLFLYAVSLSGPLMCVFLDGWLAAAVTALRLMVDAMHAWNIVTQLRVAPAGRKPAAAAAVDEEQPEPEAAAAAPAPAADADATSKLRDRGRCRKGLVLDFFVILPVMQLVVWVAAPAMIRAGSTTAVMTVLLVSFLFEYLPKIYHSVVFLRRMQNQSGHVFGTIWWGIALNLMAYFVAAHAVGACWYLLGVQRATKCLKEQCVRAGPPACASPTAVACASPLYYGGAVASVGGDRLAWGKNGQARSTCLGGGDSYQYGAYKWTVMLVANPSRLEKMLLPIFWGLMTLSTFGNLESTTEWLEIVFNIITITGGLILVTMLIGNIKVFLNATTSKKQAMHTRLRSLEWWMKRKEVPQGFRQRVRQFERQRWAATRGVDECRIVRDLPEGLRRDIKYHLCLDLVRQVPLFQHMDDLVLENICDRVKSLIFPKGEIIVREGEPVQRMLFIVRGHLQCSQAMRNGAASCCTLGPGNFSGDELLSWCMRRPFSERLPASSSTLATAESTEAFGLEAADVKYVTQHFRYTFTNDRVRWSARYYSPGWRTWAAVAVQLAWRRYKHRKTLASLSFIRPRRPLSRCSSLGEEKLRLYTAILTSPKPNQDDDF; encoded by the exons ATGCTCGTGTCCTCTGCCGCGCGATCGAcgggctcgccgtcgcccgccgccaTGTCAGGCGAGCTCTCCACGCGCCCGTCGACCTCCTCGTCAGGCGCCTCCCCCTCGGGCCACGCGCGGAGGCCGGAACATGGAgagacgacgccgacgacggcgacgacgcgtggTGGCGAGGTGGCCGCGTCGGCCTCCGACGCCAAGGGCCGGgtactgcggcggcggcggcggcggcggcgagggctgCTCGGCGCCGCGTCGTGGGCGAGGATTGACCCGCGGGCGAGGTGGGTGAGGGAGTGGAACCGCGCCTACCTGCTGGCCTGCGCGGCGGGGCTCGTGGTGGACCCGCTGTTCCTGTACGCCGTGTCGCTGAGCGGCCCGCTCATGTGCGTCTTCCTCGACGGttggctcgccgccgcggtcaCCGCGCTCCGCCTCATGGTGGACGCCATGCACGCCTGGAACATCGTGACGCagctccgcgtcgcgcccgccGGGCGGaagccggcggccgccgccgccgtggacgaGGAGCAGCCTGAGCctgaggccgcggcggcggcgccggcgccggcggcagacGCGGACGCCACTAGCAAGCTCCGGGACCGCGGGAGGTGCAGGAAAGGATTGGTGCTCGACTTCTTCGTCATCCTCCCCGTGATGCAG TTGGTGGTctgggtggcggcgccggcgatgatACGGGCggggtcgacgacggcggtgatgACGGTGCTGCTGGTGTCGTTCCTGTTCGAGTACCTGCCCAAGATCTACCActccgtcgtcttcctccgcCGGATGCAGAACCAGTCCGGCCACGTCTTCGGCACCATCTGGTGGGGCATCGCCCTCAACCTCATGGCCTACTTCGTCGCCGCTCAT GCAGTGGGGGCGTGCTGGTACTTGCTGGGGGTCCAGAGGGCCACCAAGTGCCTGAAGGAGCAGTGCGTGCGCGCCGGGCCGCCGGCGTgcgcgtcgccgacggcggtggccTGCGCCAGCCCGCTCTACTacggcggcgccgtggcgTCCGTCGGCGGCGACAGGCTCGCCTGGGGCAAGAACGGTCAGGCCAGGAGTACgtgcctcggcggcggcgacagctaCCAGTACGGCGCGTACAAGTGGACCGTGATGCTCGTCGCCAACCCCAGCCGCCTCGAGAAGATGCTCCTCCCCATCTTCTGGGGCCTCATGACACTCAG CACGTTCGGGAATCTGGAGAGCACGACGGAGTGGCTGGAGATCGTGTTCAACATCATCACGATCACGGGGGGGCTGATCCTGGTGACCATGCTGATCGGGAACATCAAGGTGTTCCTGAACGCGACGACGTCGAAGAAGCAGGCGATGCACACGCGGCTGCGGAGCCTGGAGTGGTGGATGAAGCGGAAGGAGGTGCCGCAGGGCTTCCGGCAGCGGGTGCGGCAGTTCGAGCGGCagcggtgggcggcgacgcgcggcgtCGACGAGTGCCGGATCGTCCGCGACCTCCCCGAGGGGCTCCGCCGCGACATCAAGTACCACCTCTGCCTCGACCTCGTCCGCCAGGTCCCGCTCTTCCAGCACATGGACGACCTCGTCCTCGAGAACATCTGCGACCGCGTCAAGTCCCTCATCTTCCCCAAGGGCGAGATC AtcgtgagagaaggggagccGGTGCAGAGGATGCTGTTCATCGTGAGGGGGCACCTGCAGTGCAGCCAGGCGATGAGgaacggcgcggcgagctgcTGCACGCTGGGGCCGGGCAACTTCAGCGGCGACGAGCTGCTGTCGTGGTGCATGCGGCGGCCGTTCTCGGAGCGGctgccggcgtcgtcgtcgacgctggcgacggcggagagcACGGAGGCGTTCGGGCTGGAGGCCGCCGACGTCAAGTACGTGACGCAGCACTTCCGGTACACGTTCACCAACGACAGGGTGCGGTGGAGCGCGCGGTACTACTCCCCCGGGTGGCGGACGTgggcggccgtcgccgtgcagCTCGCGTGGCGGCGCTACAAGCACCGCAAGACGCTCGCGTCGCTCTCCTTcatccgcccgcgccgcccgctcTCGCGGTGCTCGTCACTCGGCGAGGAGAAGCTCCGGCTCTACACGGCCATCCTCACCTCGCCCAAGCCCAACCAGGACGACGATTTCTAG
- the LOC102715667 gene encoding cyclic nucleotide-gated ion channel 4-like isoform X2 — protein sequence MLVSSAARSTGSPSPAAMSGELSTRPSTSSSGASPSGHARRPEHGETTPTTATTRGGEVAASASDAKGRVLRRRRRRRRGLLGAASWARIDPRARWVREWNRAYLLACAAGLVVDPLFLYAVSLSGPLMCVFLDGWLAAAVTALRLMVDAMHAWNIVTQLRVAPAGRKPAAAAAVDEEQPEPEAAAAAPAPAADADATSKLRDRGRCRKGLVLDFFVILPVMQAVGACWYLLGVQRATKCLKEQCVRAGPPACASPTAVACASPLYYGGAVASVGGDRLAWGKNGQARSTCLGGGDSYQYGAYKWTVMLVANPSRLEKMLLPIFWGLMTLSTFGNLESTTEWLEIVFNIITITGGLILVTMLIGNIKVFLNATTSKKQAMHTRLRSLEWWMKRKEVPQGFRQRVRQFERQRWAATRGVDECRIVRDLPEGLRRDIKYHLCLDLVRQVPLFQHMDDLVLENICDRVKSLIFPKGEIIVREGEPVQRMLFIVRGHLQCSQAMRNGAASCCTLGPGNFSGDELLSWCMRRPFSERLPASSSTLATAESTEAFGLEAADVKYVTQHFRYTFTNDRVRWSARYYSPGWRTWAAVAVQLAWRRYKHRKTLASLSFIRPRRPLSRCSSLGEEKLRLYTAILTSPKPNQDDDF from the exons ATGCTCGTGTCCTCTGCCGCGCGATCGAcgggctcgccgtcgcccgccgccaTGTCAGGCGAGCTCTCCACGCGCCCGTCGACCTCCTCGTCAGGCGCCTCCCCCTCGGGCCACGCGCGGAGGCCGGAACATGGAgagacgacgccgacgacggcgacgacgcgtggTGGCGAGGTGGCCGCGTCGGCCTCCGACGCCAAGGGCCGGgtactgcggcggcggcggcggcggcggcgagggctgCTCGGCGCCGCGTCGTGGGCGAGGATTGACCCGCGGGCGAGGTGGGTGAGGGAGTGGAACCGCGCCTACCTGCTGGCCTGCGCGGCGGGGCTCGTGGTGGACCCGCTGTTCCTGTACGCCGTGTCGCTGAGCGGCCCGCTCATGTGCGTCTTCCTCGACGGttggctcgccgccgcggtcaCCGCGCTCCGCCTCATGGTGGACGCCATGCACGCCTGGAACATCGTGACGCagctccgcgtcgcgcccgccGGGCGGaagccggcggccgccgccgccgtggacgaGGAGCAGCCTGAGCctgaggccgcggcggcggcgccggcgccggcggcagacGCGGACGCCACTAGCAAGCTCCGGGACCGCGGGAGGTGCAGGAAAGGATTGGTGCTCGACTTCTTCGTCATCCTCCCCGTGATGCAG GCAGTGGGGGCGTGCTGGTACTTGCTGGGGGTCCAGAGGGCCACCAAGTGCCTGAAGGAGCAGTGCGTGCGCGCCGGGCCGCCGGCGTgcgcgtcgccgacggcggtggccTGCGCCAGCCCGCTCTACTacggcggcgccgtggcgTCCGTCGGCGGCGACAGGCTCGCCTGGGGCAAGAACGGTCAGGCCAGGAGTACgtgcctcggcggcggcgacagctaCCAGTACGGCGCGTACAAGTGGACCGTGATGCTCGTCGCCAACCCCAGCCGCCTCGAGAAGATGCTCCTCCCCATCTTCTGGGGCCTCATGACACTCAG CACGTTCGGGAATCTGGAGAGCACGACGGAGTGGCTGGAGATCGTGTTCAACATCATCACGATCACGGGGGGGCTGATCCTGGTGACCATGCTGATCGGGAACATCAAGGTGTTCCTGAACGCGACGACGTCGAAGAAGCAGGCGATGCACACGCGGCTGCGGAGCCTGGAGTGGTGGATGAAGCGGAAGGAGGTGCCGCAGGGCTTCCGGCAGCGGGTGCGGCAGTTCGAGCGGCagcggtgggcggcgacgcgcggcgtCGACGAGTGCCGGATCGTCCGCGACCTCCCCGAGGGGCTCCGCCGCGACATCAAGTACCACCTCTGCCTCGACCTCGTCCGCCAGGTCCCGCTCTTCCAGCACATGGACGACCTCGTCCTCGAGAACATCTGCGACCGCGTCAAGTCCCTCATCTTCCCCAAGGGCGAGATC AtcgtgagagaaggggagccGGTGCAGAGGATGCTGTTCATCGTGAGGGGGCACCTGCAGTGCAGCCAGGCGATGAGgaacggcgcggcgagctgcTGCACGCTGGGGCCGGGCAACTTCAGCGGCGACGAGCTGCTGTCGTGGTGCATGCGGCGGCCGTTCTCGGAGCGGctgccggcgtcgtcgtcgacgctggcgacggcggagagcACGGAGGCGTTCGGGCTGGAGGCCGCCGACGTCAAGTACGTGACGCAGCACTTCCGGTACACGTTCACCAACGACAGGGTGCGGTGGAGCGCGCGGTACTACTCCCCCGGGTGGCGGACGTgggcggccgtcgccgtgcagCTCGCGTGGCGGCGCTACAAGCACCGCAAGACGCTCGCGTCGCTCTCCTTcatccgcccgcgccgcccgctcTCGCGGTGCTCGTCACTCGGCGAGGAGAAGCTCCGGCTCTACACGGCCATCCTCACCTCGCCCAAGCCCAACCAGGACGACGATTTCTAG
- the LOC102718739 gene encoding probable 1-acyl-sn-glycerol-3-phosphate acyltransferase 5, with protein sequence MMNGSSGSQGHHVNGKEVQSIGPSVQNNGPRHRPLTLMRQCRGVLYLVIMPLTAFMLMVYISPVTTFLVRLFSVHYSRKSTCFLFGMWLAMWPFLFEKINKTKFVFSGERVPPKGRVLLFANHRTEVDWMYLWDLALRKGRLQCIKYILKKSLMKLPIFNWAFHIIEFIPVDRKWEVDEPLIRTRLSELKNPKDPLWLAVFPEGTDYTEKKCTKSQEYAAQHGLPILNNVLLPKTKGFHCCLQELRGSIDAVYDITIAYKHRLPTFMDNVYGIDPSEVHIHVKIIQVPNIPTSEIEVADWLIERFKLKDKLLSDFSTHGHFPNEGTEDDLSTLKCVANFVAVISTTSILTYLTLFSSVWFKIFVAFSSAFLTFATIYSIHLPQVISLEAGGTHAKKS encoded by the exons ATGATGAATGGTTCAAGTGGTTCCCAAGGGCATCATGTGAATGGAAAGGAAGTGCAAAGCATTGGTCCTTCCGTTCAGAACAATGGACCAAGACACCGGCCATTGACTCTAATGAGACAATGCCGTGGTGTGTTATATTTGGTGATTATGCCGTTGACAGCATTCATGTTGATGGTTTACATATCCCCTGTAACTACTTTCCTCGTGCGGCTGTTCAGTGTGCATTACAGCAGAAAGTcaacatgttttttatttgggaTGTGGTTAGCCATGTGGCCGTTCTTGTTTGAGAAGATAAACAAGACCAAGTTTGTTTTCTCTGGTGAAAGGGTGCCCCCCAAAGGGCGTGTCTTGTTGTTTGCTAATCACAGAACCGAGGTTGATTGGATGTACTTGTGGGATCTTGCGTTGAGGAAAGGTCGTTTGCAGTGCATCAAGTATATCCTTAAGAAAAGCTTGATGAAGTTGCCCATTTTTAACTGGGCATTTCACATTATTGAATTTATTCCAGTAGACCGGAAGTGGGAGGTTGATGAACCATTAATCCGAACCAGGCTTTCAGAGTTAAAGAACCCTAAGGATCCCCTTTGGTTGGCAGTTTTTCCTGAAGGCACTGATTACAC TGAGAAGAAGTGTACCAAAAGTCAAGAGTATGCGGCACAGCATGGCTTGCCTATTCTGAACAATGTCCTCCTTCCCAAGACAAAGGGTTTTCATTGCTGTCTCCAAGAGCTGAGGGGTTCCATAGATGCTG TTTATGACATCACAATAGCATATAAGCACCGGCTACCGACATTTATGGACAATGTTTATGGTATTGATCCTTCTGAAGTCCACATCCATGTTAAAATCATTCAAGTGCCCAATATACCCACCTCGGAAATTGAAGTAGCCGATTGGCTGATCGAAAGATTTAAACTTAAGGACAAACTTCTGTCCGATTTTTCGACGCATGGCCACTTCCCCAACGAAGGAACTGAAGATGATCTGTCTACGCTCAAGTGTGTTGCAAATTTTGTAGCGGTAATCAGCACAACGAGCATCCTCACGTACCTCACCCTGTTTTCATCTGTATGGTTCAAGATTTTCGTAGCGTTTAGCTCAGCTTTCCTTACATTTGCGACCATATACTCCATACATCTGCCCCAGGTAATATCCCTGGAAGCTGGTGGTACACATGCCAAGAAATCTTGA
- the LOC102719015 gene encoding uncharacterized protein LOC102719015, with protein MFLVESSPPSMAMASLQPTLLAPPPLCCCSYALLLPRARKASPRFSNGGAFSAAKSLARGEFLGKGGTLAWRMEGRRRLGVAGAGRGPLFGGGGGGRRGTTGRVVGNLAFAALLTYLATTGQLRWVLDAIVSLWLLTILLPILGLAAFFFFAGQDIFQSNCPNCGKSFQILKSSLKDGPQLCPYCTQPFSVQGNKFVRESARFSSGRTSTSAQAFSEFFKRGSEGKTPSGTVVDIEAEVKDAE; from the exons ATGTTTCTGGTAGAATCTTCTCCCCcctccatggccatggcctcGCTCCAGCCTACGCTCCTCGCTCCTCCCCcgctctgctgctgctcgtaCGCTCTCCTTCTCCCGAGGGCCAGGAAGGCGTCTCCAAGATTCTCGAATGGAGGAGCCTTCTCCGCGGCGAAGTCGTTGGCCCGGGGTGAGTTCTTGGGGAAAGGCGGGACCTTGGCTTGGCGAATggagggacggcggcgccttGGCGTGGCTGGCGCCGGCAGAGGCCCCTTgtttggcggcggcggcggaggaaggcGGGGCACGACCGGCCGGGTTGTGGGGAACCTTGCCTTCGCCGCCCTGTTGACGTACCTCGCCACGACGGGACAGCTCCGGTGGGTTCTTGACGCCATCGTCTCCCTCTGG CTCCTCACAATACTTCTGCCAATTTTGGGTCTGGctgcatttttcttctttgcagGCCAAGATATATTTCAGAGCAAT TGTCCCAACTGTGGAAAAAGCTTCCAGATACTGAA GTCATCTTTGAAGGATGGTCCACAGCTATGTCCATATTGCACTCAACCTTTCTCTG TGCAGGGAAACAAATTTGTTAGAGAGAGTGCTAGATTTTCATCTGGAAGGACCAGTACAAGTGCACAAGCCTTCAGTGAGTTTTTCAAACGTGGTTCAGAAG GAAAGACACCTTCTGGAACTGTTGTAGACATCGAGGCTGAAGTGAAGGATGCTGAGTGA